The DNA segment TTACGAATAATGTAATAAGCGAGGAGACCGTATACCATATATAATCCAGTTATCGTGGAGGTTGCGATAGGTCCTCCGATACTGTTCAACGCTTGGTTGACAGGCGATAAGTATACCGTCATCACTGCATTCGCCGCGGCCAGCATGGCCATAAGTACAATATCCATCGTAGTAAAAGCGGCGAAGGCTTTCCTTGCATCTCCATTCCCTTGCTTCACTTTAATCTTCCTTTCACCTTAATTGTTAACCTCATACATGAATTTAGGTTAACAATTAAGTTTCGTCAAGACTTTTTTTTCAGGGCAGCTATAAAAGCAGCAGTATCACAAGTGCGAAGATGCTAGTGAAACAGACGACATAACCGCTAATCCCTATCCTTACATCACGGAAATAGGTACGGTTCTCAAAGGCTCCAAATCCCTTGGCATCCATCGCTCCGGCAGTTTGCTGAACACGGCGGATCGCCCCCGCAAAAATAGAGAACAACTGACTGCGGCCCATCGTTAGGCGCTCTTTAATACCGCGTGGAGCCCGTCCTCCGCGTATTTTCCGTGCGGCATTGGTTATTTTGGCCTCTGCTTCTAATAAGGGCAGAAAGGTCAATGCCATAGATATCCCAAACAGGAAACGGTAGGGCAGTTTTAGCCGCTGAGCCATAATGACGATAAAGTCCTTGGCATCCGTAGATTCAATATAGATCAGCGATGAGAGGAACAATACCATCATTCGCAATGTAACGGCCGCCCCGTGAAGCAGCCCAACTTCGGTCAATGAAAATGGCCCCAAGGTTAAATAAATCTGTCCTGCAGCGGCTGAGATCGATGTCAGAATAAATAGCGGCAACCCAAAGCCCGCGATAAATAATACTCTTCTGCCTAGCCGCCCCATACTCATTCCCGCTCCAGCTATAGCAGCAACCAAGACGAACAACAGCATCACAGCTTGCGGAATCGGGTGCTCCATACGCATCGCCAAAATAGCCAAACAGAACAAAGCCACCAGTTTGCTTAACGGATCGAGTCGCTCTAGCGGAAATTTTTTTGCAATTCCCCCTTGTGTCACCATGCTTTTCCTCCCGAATAATATTCTTGCCTGAGCAGCGAAAACATCAGCAAATCCACAAAACCATCCTCCGTCTTCTGGTACTGCCGAAGCAAACCTTCTTCCGTAAAATCAAAAGCCCGAAGCAGCCTTTGGGAAGCAGCATTGTGCGGGTGCACAAGCGCCTCAATCCGGTTTAAGCCTATCGTCTGGTAGCCGTAGGACAGAACCATACGCATCGCCTCCGACATGTATCCGTGTCCCCAATATTCCTTGCCTAAATCATATCCGATTTCCCCGCGATAGGACCCCGACAGCTCCCAAACGTTAAAGCCGCAGCTGCCTATCAATTGTCCCTCTTCCTTCAATTCGATTCCCCAGCGTAAAGCATCCTCACTCTCCGACAGTGTGTTTAACAATTGAATCATTTCCAATGTATCCTCCACAGAGGCAAATGGAGGGATATTCATATATTTAACGACCTCAGGATCGCTCCAAAATTGAAACATCCGCTGGGCATCTGCTCGCTCCATTTTTCTTAAACGCAATCGTTCGCTTTCAATAACGGGTATATATCCCCCGCATCTATACAATTTCATCACTCCTTTTAAGACATACCTATATAGCTAATCACAAACAA comes from the Paenibacillus lentus genome and includes:
- a CDS encoding energy-coupling factor transporter transmembrane component T family protein, with amino-acid sequence MVTQGGIAKKFPLERLDPLSKLVALFCLAILAMRMEHPIPQAVMLLFVLVAAIAGAGMSMGRLGRRVLFIAGFGLPLFILTSISAAAGQIYLTLGPFSLTEVGLLHGAAVTLRMMVLFLSSLIYIESTDAKDFIVIMAQRLKLPYRFLFGISMALTFLPLLEAEAKITNAARKIRGGRAPRGIKERLTMGRSQLFSIFAGAIRRVQQTAGAMDAKGFGAFENRTYFRDVRIGISGYVVCFTSIFALVILLLL
- a CDS encoding GNAT family N-acetyltransferase is translated as MKLYRCGGYIPVIESERLRLRKMERADAQRMFQFWSDPEVVKYMNIPPFASVEDTLEMIQLLNTLSESEDALRWGIELKEEGQLIGSCGFNVWELSGSYRGEIGYDLGKEYWGHGYMSEAMRMVLSYGYQTIGLNRIEALVHPHNAASQRLLRAFDFTEEGLLRQYQKTEDGFVDLLMFSLLRQEYYSGGKAW